One Thunnus thynnus chromosome 18, fThuThy2.1, whole genome shotgun sequence genomic region harbors:
- the LOC137169723 gene encoding N-lysine methyltransferase SMYD2-B-like, translating to MTDIIKGLERFDSPGKGRGLRVTTAFKVGELIFSSPAYSYVLSLKERGGYCEFCFTRKKNLARCGKCKKAFYCNVKCQKGDWAMHKLECSAMTAFRENWCPTETTRLVARILAKKKAQKERCVSEKILPIGEMQSHVEDVDNERREMNETEIARLHRFYSKHLELPDHKDLLTLFSQVTCNGFTIEDDELSHMGTAVYPDVALINHSCLPSVIVTYNGTVAEVRAVKDMKPGDEVLISYIDLLYPTDDRNNMLRESYYFTCDCQECKSRSKDKMKLKVHKRSDPIEPDVINNMVRYARKTVREFRVLKNSKTPSELLEMCEQSLEEMGTVFHDCNVYMLHMMYQAMGICHYMGDLEGAVGYGEKVLKPYSQLYPTYSLNVSSMYLKLGRLYMALDKPSMGLSALKKALAIMEVAHGKDHFYLTELRKEVAQK from the exons ATGACGGACATCATCAAGGGACTTGAGAGGTTTGACAGCCCGGGGAAAGGACGAGGTCTCCGCGTTACCACAGCCTTTAAAGTTGGAGAGCTCATCTTTTCCAGCCCGGCGTACTCTTATGTGCTGTCACTGAAGGAGAGAGGCGGCTACTGTGAGTTCTGCTTCACCAG GAAAAAGAACCTGGCAAGATGTGGGAAGTGCAAGAAAGCCTTTTACTGCAATGTGAAATGCCAG aaaGGGGACTGGGCCATGCACAAGCTCGAGTGTTCGGCAATGACTGCATTCAGAGAGAACTGGTGCCCGACAGAGACGACCCGCCTGGTGGCCCGAATCCTCGCCAAGAAG AAAGCACAGAAGGAACGATGTGTATCTGAGAAGATTTTGCCGATAGGAGAGATGCAATCAC ATGTGGAGGACGTAGATAACGAGAGAAGAGAGATGAACGAAACAGAAATAGCCAGACTGCATCGTTTTTACTCCAAACACTTGGAGTTGCCGGACCACAAAGACCTGCTCACACTCTTCTCACAG GTTACCTGTAATGGTTTCACTATAGAGGATGATGAACTGTCTCACATGGGTACTGCAGTCTACCCAGA TGTGGCATTGATAAACCACAGCTGTCTTCCCAGCGTCATAGTCACATATAATGGAACAGTGGCTGAGGTTCGGGCAGTGAAGGACATGAAGCCTGGAGATGAA GTGCTCATCAGCTACATAGACCTCCTCTACCCAACAGATGACCGCAACAACATGCTCAGAGAGTCTTATTACTTCACCTGTGACTGCCAGGAATGTAAAAGCAGGTCCAAA GACAAAATGAAGTTGAAAGTGCATAAGAGGAGTGACCCCATCGAGCCGGACGTTATCAACAATATGGTGCGCTACGCCAGGAAAACCGTCAGAGAGTTCCGGGTCCtcaaaaatagcaaaa CCCCTAGTGAGTTGCTGGAGATGTGTGAACAGAGCCTGGAGGAGATGGGAACCGTGTTTCATGACTGCAACGTCTACATGCTCCACATGATGTACCAGGCCATGGGCATTTGTCACTACATGGGAGATTTAGAAGGCGCTGTCGGATACGGCGAGAAGGTCCTCAAACCTTACAG CCAGCTGTATCCCACCTATTCTTTGAATGTGTCCTCCATGTACCTGAAGCTGGGCAGACTTTATATGGCACTGGATAAGCCCTCGATGGGCCTCAGCGCTCTCAAGAAG gcACTGGCCATAATGGAAGTGGCTCACGGGAAGGATCACTTCTATCTGACAGAGTTGCGCAAAGAGGTGGCACAAAAATGA
- the LOC137169722 gene encoding tyrosine-protein phosphatase non-receptor type 14-like has protein sequence MPFRLKLRRTRRYNVLSKNYFVTRIRLLDNNVIECTLSVESTGQECLEAVAQRLELRETHYFGLWFQGKTQAPAQRWVELEKPLKKQLDKFGNEPLLFFGVMFYVPSVSRLEQEATRYQYYLQVKKELLDGRLHCTVEQGIRLAGLAVQADFGDFTQFMSQDFLREYVLFPVNWHNGEEVLEEWTQKVAEEHKSHCRMQAAEAELLYIKEVEKLDGFGQESFPAKDNYTNDIFIGVSFIGVFVKHRNGRSIMLHKWKDIGTIAHNKSAITVEITSRDDTIIFHMEDMEMAKYIARLFTARHKFYKQNKICAEPTHSPAPLRRRPTWTHRLSLPRPQSCNFQTMHSQYGEHYQDTQSSQDSIFHDDPYYKSETSLDHCPVDFPFRNGTVPNGSMYSSPSLSSLNHSQTFVPPSPMSSNLSIPGSELMRPDYIPSHRHSAIIAPSYRPTPEYDAVMRQKRRMLPAHHDLHSQSLRSLNISNACAYRQPEALVYSQPEMRERAPYHGLGPSPGPYAPQISYSKPVSHGPHQGGPASSQGPCHSPCINGGGGSGGGGGVGSSISHTVSTPELANTKQQGANAGSYAATANMLRNHMSRPPPPYPSSSFRPATSTPDLASHRHRCIGGSSPELVTRMVQLSVKTFQPDSSAVVHQSLQEVSEPLTAAAKHRSTLGKRHSMEVISSMRGVGGGMEGMVMKGMNAPLHRRNTLREHVMPPQPQSMSQPQPQPQPQTPQPQPQPPPQQPKELPMQMPAQKAQETSVTPPGPVAYQHQKTLSNATMLIHSSESEEEEEEEEESPELDVQIPGLNEEISISAQLQAALAKLPNKPPPEYPGPPRPPSNAQIRAHTHNHNHTHHRNHNQGPQGNQGPMDPSQAQGRALKPGHSQGGCGPGGGGGASAGGTLTRGDQGGVNGAVLGPSISEPDLTSVKERVRKEPLKERPVSEMFSLEDSIVEREIAQRTLERQKMSVDSMKRPLMMAALNGLYVARMPVPECPGEEGAKAATDERCKTLELKLEEERVFTEYEQVLKKRADCVLTTATLPENTERNRFRDVVPYEQNRVELVPNKENNTGYINASHIKVMIRGEEWHYIATQGPLASTCADFWQMVWEQGVNVIAMVTAEEEGGRSKSHRYWPKLGSKHNSATHGKFKVTTKFRTDSGCYATTGLKVKHLLSGQERTVWHLQYTDWPEQGCPEYVQGFLSYLEEIQSVRRHTNSMLDTSKSLNPPVVVHCSAGVGRTGVVILTELMISCLEHNEPMEVPTMLSELRQQRMLMVQTILQYKFVYQVLIQFLKNSRLI, from the exons ATGCCCTTCCGACTGAAGCTGCGGCGCACACGGCGCTACAACGTCCTGAGCAAGAACTACTTTGTGACTCGGATTCGTCTGCTGGACAACAATGTGATTGAATGCACTCTGTCAGTGGAGAGTACGGGACAGGAATGTCTGGAGGCGGTGGCCCAAAGGCTGGAACTGCGGGAG ACCCATTACTTCGGTCTGTGGTTCCAAGGAAAGACCCAGGCCCCGGCCCAGCGCTGGGTGGAGCTGGAGAAACCTCTCAAGAAGCAGTTGGACAAGTTTGGCAATGAGCCGCTGCTCTTCTTTGGAGTTATGTTCTACGTACCCAGTGTCTCTCGGCTGGAGCAAGAAGCCACCAG GTATCAGTATTACCTGCAGGTGAAGAAGGAGTTGCTTGATGGACGTCTCCACTGCACAGTAGAGCAGGGGATCAGACTAGCTGGCCTAGCAGTACAAG ctGACTTTGGAGACTTCACTCAGTTCATGTCTCAGGACTTCCTCAGGGAGTACGTGCTCTTTCCAGTG aaCTGGCATAATGGAGAAGAGGTGCTGGAGGAGTGGACTCAGAAAGTTGCTGAGGAGCACAAGAGTCACTG TCGAATGCAGGCAGCTGAAGCAGAGCTGCTGTATATCAAGGAGGTAGAGAAACTGGATGGCTTTGGCCAGGAGAGCTTTCCTGCTAAG GACAACTACACCAACGATATATTCATTGGCGTGTCCTTCATTGGAGTGTTTGTCAAACACCGAAATGGCAGATCCATCATGCTCCACAA GTGGAAGGACATTGGTACCATCGCACACAACAAGTCAGCCATCACAGTGGAGATAACAAGCAGAGATGACACCATCATTTTTCACATG GAGGATATGGAAATGGCCAAGTACATCGCTCGCCTTTTCACGGCCAGACACAAGTTCTACAAACAGAACAAGATCTGTGCAGA GCCGACTCACTCACCTGCACCACTCAGGAGGCGACCCACCTGGACCCACCGCCTCTCTCTG CCGCGGCCCCAGTCCTGTAACTTCCAGACAATGCATTCCCAGTATGGAGAGCATTACCAGGACACACAGAGCTCTCAAG ACAGCATCTTCCATGACGACCCCTACTACAAGTCAGAGACCAGTCTGGACCACTGCCCGGTGGACTTTCCCTTTCGTAATGGCACTGTGCCCAATGGAAGCATGTACAGCAGCCCCAGCCTGAGCTCCCTCAATCATTCCCAGACTTTCGTCCCACCCTCGCCCATGTCCTCCAACCTCAGCATCCCTGGCAGTGAGCTCATGCGCCCGGACTACATCCCGAGTCACCGCCACAGCGCCATCATTGCTCCGTCCTACCGACCCACGCCCGAGTACGATGCTGTCATGCGGCAGAAGCGGCGCATGCTCCCAGCTCATCATGACCTCCACAGCCAATCGCTGCGTAGTCTGAACATCAGTAATGCCTGTGCTTACCGCCAGCCTGAGGCTCTGGTGTACAGCCAGCCAGAGATGAGGGAGAGGGCCCCTTATCATGGCCTTGGGCCCAGCCCAGGACCTTATGCCCCACAG ATCAGCTACAGTAAGCCAGTGTCCCATGGCCCCCATCAGGGAGGACCAGCCAGCAGCCAGGGGCCCTGTCATTCACCCTGCATTAATGGAGGTGGAGGCAgcggtggtggtggaggtgtaGGAAGCTCAATCTCTCACACTGTCAGCACACCTGAGCTGGCAAATACCAAACAACAGGGGGCAAACGCGGGAAGCTATGCAGCTACAGCTAACATGCTGAGAAACCACATGTCACGGCCTCCTCCACCTTACCCTTCCAGCTCCTTCCGCCCGGCCACCAGCACACCGGACCTGGCCAGCCACCGTCACCGCTGCATCGGGGGCAGCAGTCCAGAGCTGGTTACCCGCATGGTACAGCTGTCAGTCAAGACCTTCCAGCCGGACAGCTCAGCCGTGGTGCACCAATCCCTGCAGGAGGTTAGTGAACCGttaactgctgctgctaaacACCGCTCCACCCTGGGTAAGAGACACAGCATGGAGGTGATCAGCAGCATGAGAGGAGTAGGAGGTGGGATGGAGGGCATGGTGATGAAGGGCATGAATGCTCCGCTTCATCGGAGGAATACACTCAGAGAACATGTGATGCCCCCTCAGCCTCAGTCCATGTCTCAGCCTCAGCCTCAGCCTCAGCCCCAAACCCCTCAGCCACAACCCCAACCTCCACCTCAGCAGCCAAAAGAGTTGCCTATGCAGATGCCTGCCCAGAAAGCACAAGAAACGTCTGTAACGCCACCGGGGCCTGTGGCCTACCAGCATCAAAAGACTCTCTCCAATGCTACCATGCTGATCCacagcagtgagagtgaagaagaagaggaggaggaagaggagagtcCTGAGTTGGATGTTCAAATCCCAGGTCTCAATGAGGAAATCAGCATCAGTGCTCAGCTACAGGCTGCTCTGGCTAAGCTGCCCAACAAACCCCCTCCAGAGTACCCTGGTCCTCCCAGACCTCCTAGCAATGCTCAGATTCGTGCCCACACCCACAATCACAACCACACCCACCACCGCAACCATAATCAAGGACCACAGGGCAACCAGGGACCAATGGACCCAAGCCAGGCCCAGGGCCGGGCACTCAAACCCGGGCACAGCCAGGGTGGTTGCGGGcctggaggtggtggtggtgcaaGTGCTGGTGGGACACTGACCAGAGGGGACCAGGGTGGGGTGAATGGAGCCGTTTTAGGCCCATCTATTTCAGAACCGGACCTGACCAGTGTGAAGGAGAGGGTGAGGAAGGAGCCGCTCAAAGAGAGGCCAGTGTCGGAGATGTTCTCCTTGGAGGACAGCATAGTGGAGAGGGAAATTGCTCAGAGG ACGCTGGAAAGGCAGAAGATGTCAGTGGACTCCATGAAGAGACCGCTGATGATGGCCGCCCTCAACGGCCTCTACGTAGCCCGAATGCCTGTCCCAGAGTGTCCCGGGGAGGAAGGTGCCAAGGCTGCTACAGACGAACGG tgTAAGACCTTGGAGTTGAAGCTGGAAGAGGAACGAGTCTTCACTGAGTATGAGCAGGTGCTCAAGAAGAGGGCAGACTGTGTTCTCACCACGGCAACCCTGCCTGAAAACACAGAGCGCAACCGTTTCCGTGACGTCGTTCCGTATGAACAAAATCGGGTTGAACTTGTACCCAACAAGGAGAACAACACAGGCTACATCAATGCCTCGCATATCAAG GTGATGATCAGAGGGGAGGAGTGGCACTACATTGCCACCCAGGGTCCTCTCGCCAGCACCTGTGCCGACTTCTGGCAGATGGTCTGGGAGCAAGGGGTCAACGTCATCGCCATGGTTACAGCCGaggag GAGGGCGGCAGGTCCAAGAGTCACCGCTACTGGCCCAAACTGGGCTCTAAACACAACTCGGCCACTCACGGCAAATTCAAGGTGACAACCAAATTTCGCACCGACTCAGGCTGCTACGCCACCACAGGGTTAAAGGTCAAACACCTGCTGTCTGGCCAGGAGAGGACGGTCTGGCACCTGCAGTACACTGACTGGCCTGAGCAGGGCTGTCCTGAATATGTCCAGGGATTCCTCT CCTACCTTGAGGAAATCCAGTCTGTGAGGAGACACACCAACTCCATGCTGGACACCTCAAAGAGCCTCAATCCTCCTGTGGTGGTGCACTGTAGCGCCGGGGTGGGTCGCACCGGAGTGGTCATCCTTACTGAGCTCATGATCAGCTGCCTGGAGCACAATGAG CCCATGGAGGTTCCCACCATGTTGTCAGAGCTGAGGCAGCAGAGGATGCTGATGGTGCAGACTATCTTGCAGTACAAGTTTGTCTACCAGGTCCTCATCCAATTCCTTAAAAACTCCCGCCTCATCTGA